A stretch of Macadamia integrifolia cultivar HAES 741 chromosome 7, SCU_Mint_v3, whole genome shotgun sequence DNA encodes these proteins:
- the LOC122084461 gene encoding pentatricopeptide repeat-containing protein At5g65570: MQRAIDKRSVGLNRFFYLVRTLRTAAPCRSHIPGIPPHHGSFVLPFNEEGITETFNYYVSLIRWCAERKCVMGIKNIQLYMIKSGFPHLSLGNKLIDAYLKCEDVDDARKLFDEMPHRHIVNWNSMISVYVRLRKSREAVRLYGRMVAEGVIADEFTFSSTLKAFSDLGFLSECRKAHGRLVVSGLELSNVFVGSALVDMYSKFGRLRDARLVADRVVDKDVVLVTALIVGYTQHGSDNEALDVFCSMVKEGIKANEFTFASILIACGNLQDLCKGKLIHCLVIKSGFESGVASRTSLLTMYSKYGLIDDALKIFDRFDNANQVSWTAVIMGLTQNGREESALSMLCQMIRHAMVPNAFTLSTVLRACSSLAMLEQGKQIHALAMKIGFDRDRFTGAALVDMYGKCGSIETARLMFDDLPELDVVLVNSMVTSYGQSGYGLEAVKLFHQMPDLGIEPNDVTFLNVLYACSNAGLLEEGHQIFSSIGSNPNIEMSRDHYACMVDLLGRAGKLEEAEELITQVKNPDVVLWRTLLSACRIHGEVEMARRVAISILQLEPGDEGTHILLSNIYATTGNWSEVIKMKSTMREMRLRKSPAMSWVEVGKEVHAFMAGDWSHPSSRAIYVMLEELIEKVMDLGYVPDTSFVLQDMNEKEKEKSLYHHSEKLAIAFALLSSSSGTDCVRIFKNLRVCGDCHTWIKFVTKVVGKEIIARDAKRFHHFRDGLCSCGDYW; encoded by the coding sequence ATGCAAAGAGCTATAGACAAGAGATCCGTAGGCCTCAACAGATTCTTTTATCTTGTCAGAACTCTTCGAACAGCAGCTCCATGTCGATCTCACATCCCTGGTATTCCTCCCCATCACGGCAGCTTCGTCCTTCCCTTCAACGAAGAAGGCATCACAGAAACTTTCAATTATTACGTTTCTCTCATCCGTTGGTGTGCCGAGCGAAAATGTGTCATGGGAATAAAAAACATCCAACTCTACATGATCAAGTCTGGTTTTCCTCACCTCAGTTTAGGCAATAAGCTCATTGATGCGTACCTCAAATGCGAAGATGTCGATGATGCCCGTAAACTGTTCGATGAGATGCCCCATAGGCACATAGTCAACTGGAattccatgatttctgtttaCGTTCGTCTTAGAAAAAGCAGAGAAGCTGTACGACTTTACGGAAGGATGGTTGCTGAGGGGGTTATTGCCGATGAATTTACCTTCTCCAGCACTCTCAAAGCTTTCTCTGATTTGGGTTTTCTCAGTGAATGCAGGAAAGCTCACGGACGTTTGGTGGTCTCAGGATTGGAGCTGTCGAATGTCTTTGTTGGTAGCGCCCTTGTAGATATGTATTCTAAGTTTGGAAGATTAAGGGATGCCCGCTTAGTTGCAGATCGCGTTGTGGACAAAGATGTGGTTCTGGTGACAGCTTTGATTGTGGGTTACACCCAACATGGTTCAGATAATGAGGCTCTTGATGTTTTCTGTAGTATGGTGAAGGAGGGTATTAAGGCCAATGAGTTCACATTTGCGAGCATCTTGATTGCTTGTGGCAATTTACAGGATCTGTGTAAAGGTAAGTTGATACATTGTCTTGTTATCAAATCCGGATTTGAATCTGGGGTTGCTTCACGGACTTCACTCCTCACTATGTATTCGAAGTATGGCTTGATTGATGATGCTTTAAAAATTTTTGATCGGTTCGACAATGCAAATCAGGTGAGCTGGACAGCAGTTATAATGGGTCTCACACAAAATGGTAGAGAAGAATCTGCATTGTCCATGCTATGCCAGATGATCCGTCATGCAATGGTTCCAaatgctttcaccttatctacTGTTCTCCGGGCTTGTTCGAGCCTTGCCATGCTTGAACAAGGGAAACAAATTCATGCTCTAGCGATGAAAATTGGGTTTGATAGAGATAGGTTCACAGGAGCTGCACTCGTCGACATGTATGGGAAATGTGGGAGCATTGAAACAGCGAGATTGATGTTTGATGATCTACCTGAACTTGATGTGGTACTTGTGAACTCCATGGTCACTAGTTATGGGCAGAGTGGTTATGGACTTGAAGCCGTCAAACTCTTCCATCAGATGCCGGATTTGGGAATTGAACCAAATGACGTGACATTCCTAAATGTGCTCTATGCGTGTAGCAATGCAGGGTTGCTTGAAGAAGGTCATCAAATATTCTCTTCCATCGGCAGTAACCCCAACATTGAAATGTCAAGAGATCACTATGCATGCATGGTTGATCTATTGGGACGTGCTGGAAAGCTTGAAGAGGCTGAAGAGCTAATCACCCAAGTGAAAAACCCTGATGTGGTTCTATGGAGGACATTGCTCAGTGCTTGTAGAATTCATGGGGAAGTTGAGATGGCAAGAAGAGTTGCAATTAGTATTCTTCAACTGGAACCAGGGGATGAGGGGACTCACATCCTGTTGTCCAACATCTATGCAACGACTGGTAATTGGAGTGAAGTGATTAAAATGAAAAGCACAATGAGGGAGATGAGATTGAGAAAGAGTCCAGCAATGAGTTGGGTTGAGGTTGGCAAGGAAGTACATGCGTTCATGGCTGGAGATTGGTCCCATCCCAGTTCCAGAGCAATCTATGTAATGTTGGAGGAATTGATTGAGAAGGTTATGGATTTGGGTTATGTTCCTGATACAAGTTTCGTGTTGCAAGACATGaatgagaaggagaaggagaaatcTCTGTATCATCATAGTGAGAAGTTGGCAATAGCCTTTGCATTGTTGAGCAGCAGCAGCGGCACAGATTGTGTGAGGATTTTCAAAAACCTTAGGGTCTGTGGGGATTGCCATACTTGGATTAAGTTTGTCACTAAGGTTGTTGGGAAAGAGATAATTGCCCGTGATGCAAAGAGGTTTCACCATTTTAGAGATGGCCTATGTTCTTGTGGAGATTATTGGTGA